Below is a window of Chryseobacterium arthrosphaerae DNA.
TTATAAATTTGATGAAAAAACTTTTACTTTTAATTTTATTTGTAGGCACTTTTGTTGGATTTTCCAACAATTTAAAAGCTCAGCTTAGAGAGCCGAGTTCCACCACCCAGAAAGCGGATGATGGAGTGTTGCTTGCCTATCCGAATCCTGCAAAGGATTACCTTATCATTAAGGCAAAAGATTCTTCTTTAAGAATCAAAAGCGTGACCTTCTATTCTATTTTGGGTATGCAGGTTGCTAATTATACAGTGAATATGAACTCCGGTGAGATCAATATTGAAAAACTGAAGCCCGGAAAATATATGATCCGTTATATTTTAAGCGACAATACGCAGAAAGTTACCCAGATCGTAAAACAATAAATTAAAATCCTGATAATCATCAGGATTTTTTCTTTTCCCTTCATCTCTTTTAATATTTCCGTAACTTTAAGGACTTTTTCTACTAATTGTAAAAAAATAACTTAATGCTAAGAGCTGAACATATTAAAAAGACCTATAATGCCGGAAAAAAGGTCGCACTGGATGATTTCAGCATCCATGTTCCCAAAGGCAGTATTTATGGCCTTTTAGGACCCAACGGAGCCGGAAAGACTTC
It encodes the following:
- a CDS encoding T9SS type A sorting domain-containing protein; translation: MKKLLLLILFVGTFVGFSNNLKAQLREPSSTTQKADDGVLLAYPNPAKDYLIIKAKDSSLRIKSVTFYSILGMQVANYTVNMNSGEINIEKLKPGKYMIRYILSDNTQKVTQIVKQ